In the Telopea speciosissima isolate NSW1024214 ecotype Mountain lineage chromosome 2, Tspe_v1, whole genome shotgun sequence genome, one interval contains:
- the LOC122652722 gene encoding protein NCA1 — translation MFFNRNFLVKMTSVCPFTKAARPDDTCPRNSGESHNRHQTEHGSKVNKESDDSTIVPPKCPFGYDSQTFKLGPLSCIICQALLFESSKCVPCSHKYCKACISCFKDCPICGADIEKIEPDMDLQDVVDRFIDGHARIKKPQLKTDVKDEGNQNRTVLYEDVSLERGAFLVQQAMRAFRAQNIESAKSRLNMCAEDIREQLERLGNTSELCSQLGAVLGMLGDCCRAMGDAASAINYFEESVDFLSKISMDDLEVTHTVSVSLNKIGDLKYYDGDLQGARSYYYRSLDVRRTAIKDRSDASSQILDVAISLAKVADVDRNLGNEDLAINGFDEAIKCLKSLTLDSNQTALDKRRLSVLEFVQNQLAENTSTTSV, via the exons ATGTTCTTCAACAGGAATTTCTTGGTCAAGATGACTTCTGTTTGCCCATTCACTAAAGCCGCACGCCCAGATGATACCTGTCCAAGGAATTCTGGGGAAAGCCATAACAGACACCAGACAGAGCATGGAAGCAAGGTTAACAAGGAGTCTGATGATTCCactattgtgcctcccaagtgCCCATTTGGATATGATTCTCAGACATTTAAGTTGGGCCCTCTCAGCTGCATTATTTGCCAAGCCCTTCTCTTTGAAAGTAGCAAATGTGTTCCTTGTTCTCATAAGTATTGCAA AGCATGTATATCATGCTTTAAGGACTGTCCAATCTGTGGTGCTGACATAGAGAAGATTGAACCTGACATGGATCTTCAAGATGTAGTTGATCGCTTCATTGATGGTCATGCTAGAATCAAGAAGCCACAGTTGAAGACAGATGTAAAAGATGAAGGAAATCAAAATAGAACTGTGTTATATGAGGATGTATCTTTGGAGAGGGGTGCTTTCTTGGTTCAACAAGCTATGAGG GCATTTAGGGCGCAGAATATAGAAAGTGCCAAATCAAGACTAAACATGTGTGCAGAGGACATCAGAGAGCAGTTAGAAAGATTGGGTAACACCTCAGAGCTGTGTTCACAATTAGGTGCAGTTCTTGGGATGCTTGGCGACTGCTG TCGAGCGATGGGAGATGCTGCGTCTGCAATTAATTATTTTGAAGAGAGTGTTGATTTCCTTTCAAAGATTTCAATGGATGACTTGGAG GTGACACACACAGTCTCTGTTTCCCTTAATAAAATTGGTGACCTTAAATACTATGATGGAGATCTGCAAGGTGCAAGATCTTATTACTATCGATCTTTGGATGTTCGGCGTACTGCTATCAAGGATCGTTCGGATGCCTCTTCCCAG ATTTTGGATGTGGCTATTTCTCTCGCCAAAGTTGCTGATGTAGACAGGAATCTTGGAAATGAGGACTTGGCTATAAATGGATTTGACGAAGCCATAAAATGTTTGAAGTCTTTGACACTGGATTCTAATCAGACTGCACTTGACAAACgg AGGCTTTCAGTGCTCGAGTTTGTTCAAAACCAGTTAGCAGAGAATACTTCCACTACTTCAGTTTGA